The nucleotide sequence AATCCAAGTCCACAGTTATTATGAAACAAACCATACTTAAACTTTTATGGTGTAAATTACAACATTAAATTCTCGTCATTGTACTATGGAGCATCAGGTTCAGTAGTTTATAATGAATTTGGAGAAATTATTGGTATTTATAGTGGTGTTCGTGCAAACAATACCTATGGTAACTTATTAGATTCAGCATCATTCACAAGTTTAATTCAAAGAACACAAGTGAAATTAGCACATGGAATCCTACAACCGTATAATTTAATTGATGGTTCAAATAAAGAGTTATATCCAAAACAAACTAATTCATATCGCGAAAATCTCAGAATAATTTATCCTGACGGATTTGAAGATGGCACACACAAAACAGCATTATTCCCTGAAGGATACTAAAAAAATCTAGGAGCTAAATCCTAGATTTTTATTTTAAAGTATTAATTTCTTCGTTTAATTGTTCATAAGGTCTGTAACCTTGGAATGAAGCTAATAATGATCCTTCTTTATAAACGAATGTTGCAGGAATTGAGTTAACCCCCATTTCTGCAGCGAAAGCTTGATCTTTATCAACATCTACTCTGTAGATATCAAGACCTATTTTTTCTGATAATTCTTCTAAAGATTTTTTATACATACGGCATGGTCCACATCATGTTGCGTGGAAAACTAAAACTTTTAGTCCTTTTTTTAAATCTTCTTGGATATCACTTTTAACAACTTCTTTTAACATGATTCTCCTTAATATAAGCGATGTTATACTTTAACTATTATAGCAAAAACAGCAAAAAACGACGATTTTTAATTAAAAAAATGATTTTTTATATTTTATTGGTTAAATTTATTCAAATAAAAAAGGTAATTTGAATTTACCTTGTTTTATTTAGCAGTTGCATTGAGATTTGCATGTGCAATTTGAGCATGGGCAGTTAGAACCACATTTGCATTCACAATTTTGGTTTTTATTTTTTAATTCCATTTCTAATTCTCCTTTTATCTATATTTTAATTTTATTACAAAAAAATAAAAAATGCAAAAAATAGCTATTTTTTTAATATAAATTGCTTTTTTAGTCGAAAAACGGTAAAAATAACAGAAAATTTTTTGACTTAAATTGCGAATTTTTTTGACTAAAAATATAATAAAATATATAGTTATC is from Mycoplasmopsis pullorum and encodes:
- a CDS encoding thioredoxin family protein, with the protein product MLKEVVKSDIQEDLKKGLKVLVFHATWCGPCRMYKKSLEELSEKIGLDIYRVDVDKDQAFAAEMGVNSIPATFVYKEGSLLASFQGYRPYEQLNEEINTLK